Below is a window of Humulus lupulus chromosome 2, drHumLupu1.1, whole genome shotgun sequence DNA.
GGTGGCATCATCTTCAATATAGGAAAACGTGCTTTTAGTACACCAAAGCACCATTCAATGACATTCCTAAGAGAAGAATGCCTATAATTGAATAGTTCTTTCATACCACGTGGTCGATTACGTCCACTATTGTATTCTTGCAAATGATATATTTCACCACGATATGGTGGGAGAAAACATTTTGTGCATGGAAACCCAGAATCCAAAACATAGTATTCACCTACATAATAAACACATGTCAAAAAGAAAAATTAGTTTTCTATATGCACCATcacataaattataaaataataattcaatccTAGGCTTTCAATACCCTCTTTAGGCAATGGAAACTTATATTTAGGTTTCGTAATTGCATCTATAAACACCCTGGAATCATTTGTGATGCCCTCCCAACCAGTAGATACAAAAGTAAAGAACATTTCAAAGTTACAAGCATGCAAGACATTTTGTGTTACCACGTTTTTTCGGCCTCTGTAACTGACTTGCTTATCTGTAGGGACACATGCACTCACATGTGTTCCATCAATGGCACCAATGCAATTCTGATAGTACAAAAATCCAAAACCATTATAAACATTTATCGAAGAAAAATGTAAACTAAAAATATGtgaaaatataatttatatataaagttATAATACATTGGATGTATATTAAGTACTTGAAACCATGGGTAGTATTTTGAGGAGTTGACATTATGAGAAGGTAACGGAGATTGAGTTGGTCGAATGATATCTTGTCCTAATTTACATATTGCCTTTAATGTTAAATGGAAGTGCCTATCAATAGTTTCAAGCGAATGTTGAAATCGGTCAGCTATAAGTCTCATTCCCACATTTTGACCAACAATTATAAGGAAAATGGCAACTGCTTCTTCAACTTTAATCTCTCGTGTGTCCTTAATATATTCCTTTTGTTTTAAACAAGTACAAAGCTCGATGAATACATTTTCATCCATTCACAATAATTCATAGCATGTTCTATCATGACCACCTAATAACTCTCTCACAAAATCTTCTCCACATAAAGAAGATGTTCTTTGAGGGATTTTCTCGATAAACTTTTCATTGTAATCACTTAAAAATTTTAGCatcaaaaaatctgaaaaatcacTATCTGCAGAAGATGAACTAGAATCATCCATTTGATTACTCCGAATCCCGCAAATTATTTGACATGCGTAATAAACTTAGAAAAAAACAATACGTATTTGAAACTAATAACAAAGTCTCCACTAGATTATcttaacataacatactataatAATGTCAAGCACACATAAAGTAAAACTCAAAGCCTACACAGTCAAACCTATCACAGTATAGTCAAAGCCTATCTAACCAAGCTCTCTTTCTAATAGTAGACATATTAATAAAAATCTTTCTCCAATCTGGATCCTTAAATTTCTCAACAGCTTTCATGTAGGCATCATCACTGACTTCTTCCATTCCTTCGAGGATTTGCATACAATTTGTGAGAGAAAACTCATGATTTTAACTTCCTCCTCCCTCGGTTGTACTCTTGTATTTTTCAGCTTTAGCTAAAGTGGCCTCTGCTCTTACTTTAGCTACCTCAGTCCATGCAGCAATTGCATCACTCATTTGTTGTGATCTTTGTCTCTTAGCTCTTCGCTCTGTACTTGTAGTTGTTGAATTTTTTGTTGAACGTTTAAAAACATCATCAACAAGCCGAGAGTAACTAGTAGAATCATTCTCATCAATATCATGGGCATCTATGCGATCAAATTCATTCTCCATTTCCCTTTCATCATCAATGTTGGGCGGACCTGAAGCAGCAGAACGATGGAACTGACCTGTGGCAGTTGACTTACTAAAAATTAGTTCCAACAAAACAAAATGATCACATCCTTTCTTGCGATATTGTGTTGCCTTTGGGTGtgcctaaaataaaaaagaaaactagttTCATCACTTAATTTGATTCAAGactaattttttatataaataatagacTTAGTTTGTTCTTACCCTTAGATAATTCTGCCATATTTCCTCAGAAGCAACCACAGTATTGGTTTCACGATCCCATCCAAATCCAGTTTGTTTCAACAACTGAGCAAACTCGCGATACTTAGTGCGCAACCTATTGAACTTTtgcttaatttgtttaattaagtaTTTCCGCTTACTTTTAATTTGCAACTCCTCAAGAATTTTCGCCCATATTTTTTAGCCAAATTGACCACTTGTCATATTTCCTTTATTCACTTCATCAACCATGATATCGATGAAAATCTTCTCTACAGTTGGTCCCCATAAACATGCATCATCAACATCTGTGATCTCAATGGCCATATTTCAAATCTAGCAATATTCCATACCATAAATTATCTTAGAGCATAGCCAATATAAGACACTAAACACAAATATTATAATCAATAAATCCTATTTATTTCCTATTAGCTTATAACCCCACTCCTTGAGATCAGCCCATGTCATTGCCTACACAATCCTATGATAAGGGAAAGGTCTCTAATGAGGCAATAGTATAAAAATCTTATTAATAGCATAAAAATGAGGAACAAAACACTTCGACTTTGGCCATTGCACATTGCCCAATGCCTGATGCCATATAGAAGAGCAATCTAGCATGTCAACCTAGAAAATCAACGTTGTTATGTCTTCTGTTTCCAAAATCTATTCCAATAAAATCCATTGCACTGGACAACTCCCTACTCTCAACAGAAGCATCTTTAtgtaatgaaaaaaatataaatccttacaaatttATACACATAGAAATTTTTTACAGTCAAATATGATTACTCTAGAATGCAATCTTGACTATTCATTTATGCTAATAGGTAATGTTGATAAATAAGTAGAAATGTTGCATATATACCCTAATATATATCACAGTAAAATTTTATGTAACAAAGGATGAATAAATGTGATCAAAGTAGTTTATATTTTAGTGTAACAGTGAACTTATGAACTTCAAGTTGAGACAAACACATAGCAATACCAATTATACACTGATAAACCTTTCATGAccaaaagaataacataaattaaaataagattgtCAAGCAATACattaatataataatcaattcaattgaaaaattagagaaaataatGCAATAATTACAAATTTTACCTGCAATAAGAACACCTACTTTACTCAATGTTCTACATTTGCCAGACAAGTACTTTCGGGGGTTGCATCCTGAACTTAGAACTGGAAGTGAATCTGAAACACGACAACGAAACAATGATTAGTAACATAAGGAACTTGAAGTTGCAGAGGTTTAAtttagattgaaataaaaatgtaTCTGCATTTTTTTAATGAGTTGCATAGTGGAAGGTGATTTTCTTTTCTTAAAAATCCTCAATAAGCTTGATAAACACACACAACATATTTTTATGATTGGAAAAGCCACCACCCCCCACACCTTCAAGCTGACATTGTATTTAAAAGCACAAGTTCTCTTTCCATTGACTTCATTAAAATGAAGTTCAAACTTAGCTACCTCGGGCATGTGCAAAGCCTAATTACTCTATAAACAAATGGGAGATTCCCCAAATGTTCTAACATTTGACTTTTGCAGATATCTGCTTGGAAGTTACATTACATTATAGACCAAAATAAAATACATTTTCCAACTCCTGAAGGAGTTGATTTATTTTAAGTCCAAAGCTCTAGAGGGTCTATAAAGAAATACTATAATATAGTTTATGCAGGCATAGTTTTCTttaatcataactaaaatagcaaatcAAACTACTATCCTCTAAACATCATTATTACTGAATTGTAGATAAAGTCTCACATAAGAAATCTACTATAATATAGTAGCTGCAGACATAGTTGTTTTAGATATTGTAGTGGTCGTAGTAATTAAACTTAACAAAAATTCTCATCATTATTACTGAATTGTAGATAAAGTCTCACATAAGAAATCTACCTATCATGTGtgcatatttttctttgataCCAAACTTGAGAAATATCTATAAGAGATGTCAAGTAATGACCACTACTTTTCCAAGAATAAACTGAGGAGTACAGCTCACCTCATGAGTAGTTTCAATGAATAAGTTTCACACATTCATTCTTTTTTGGTTAATTAGTTAGTTAAGATTGATAATAAGAGTAGTATTATTATGAGGATTAGTAAGAGTCTTATGTGTGAGTGAGTTAGGATTAAAAACActatataaacatattcacattatGCACTCCAATCAAAATGACTGCATAGATAAGGTGTCATGTTTAATATCTGCTACTCATAGGGATTTGGTGTATGAATAGTCATTTTCAGCCTAAATTTACATAGGACTAGTCCATCGGGGCAGCAAATACTACTACTTAATTTATGGGATCGTTCCCCTCATTGAACACATTAATGGTGATGaagttctattttttttaagGGAGTACCTTTAAAAATTGCATATCAGGTGGAGCAAATTCTAGCAGAGATAACCTTCACTATATTTACAACAAAGGTCAACATTTTTTTAGCAAATGATCACCACTACTACATACTAACCTAATACTCTTTACATACGATCTCTATtcatttttttatctatttttgtaGTTATTTATACAAAGTTCAGCATTATTTCACAGGTGATTTTTTCATCTCAGTGGTCTTTCTGTAGGGTGGCAAGTTAACTTAAGGTAAATGATTTGATTAGGGTCTATTTAAATTTTCTTGGTATTCACAATCCTTTCTCTTCCACCTATTAAATGGTATGTTCTTTAATATTTAAGTATTCCTTATTTCAATTGTATGCCTTCCTAAACATGAGGGCAGTTGGTTCATTATTACTGAATTGTAGATAAAGTCTCACATAAGAAATCTACCTATCATGTGtgcatatttttctttgataCCAAACATGAGAAATATCTATAAGAGATGTCAAGTAATGACCACTACTTTTCCAAGAATAAACTGAGGAGTCCAGCTCACCAAAAGAACGGAGTATATATATACCCAACACCCATAAAGAACAGAGCATATATATAAACAGAGTATATATATACCCAACACCCATAAATGAATTATACAACTATACTAACTGAATTTCCTCAGTAAACCAAACAGATTTCCCACTCCTTCAACTAATATATGTGTTGCTGATTCAAGTGGAAAGAAAATCAGATAGAAATAGTTGAAAGAAACATAACCCAGTAATATATACAATAAATGAGACATACATAAAGTGAAATCATCTAGACATCTGATGAGGAATTTCTTCGAACAGTTGGCATGCAAATTGAACCATGAACATAACAATAAATACAAGAACAAAACGAAAAAgaaacaattatatatatatgcaagaGTTGCAATACCAAAACAATCTATACACGTTCTATATAGCAAACTTCCACAAGTAATCATCCAAATTCAACAATACTCATAAACACACTCAAAGGGTCTTTCATCAATTAACACTGTTAAAAAAAAGAACTTAGACTTGAGGTTTACCAAAACAAGAGcaacaaaaaatatatagaaCCAGgcgaatatatataaatatatagatgatACGTGTGCAtgtgtgtatatgtatatataaatatatagaaggAGATACCTTAAAGAACCAGGCGAATGGCAGAGTGAAGGTCTAGCAAGCATGCAACATCAAGATATGATCTGCAAGAGAGGATCATAGACCTTTTCTATGTGACGAGATGTTAAATCATAAGAAGAAAACAAATTAGGGCACAAAAGTGTGTAAGATAAGAAGAACACACAATTAAAATGTTGAGAGAATTCGTTTCAGTCAGCAGTACAGAAGAGAACAATTGATTTGTGCGTGGAGAATGTACTCAGAGACGGAGAGATGGAGGAGAAGGAGCTTAGAGCTCCATTAAAGTTCATTGACTACTTCTTCTATTTTCATTgagagagaaaaatgagagaaCTGAGAACAACTTTTGAAAACATTAATAAGGTGTTTtctaaattcttgtcttttttaACTCAGTTTTTTAAAAACTGTTCTAAAAAAACAAAGCCAAACACATCATTTGTTTTCCAAAaacaattttctattttttagaCAGAAAACTATTTATGAGTTAAGGAGACAAATAAGCCCGAAATTTTTTTGGTGGTTTTTTATTTGGTTTCGCGCGAAACAAGAGGGCAGCTGTTCCGCGTGTCTGAAATACAGGTGTAGTCGCTAGAGACTCTTATTTCTATAGTGTATAAATTGTCGCTATTGCCTCTTAAAAAAAATTCAGTTTTCCCAAAATGCCACACATATTAACCATCGGCATTACCTCAATATGTTTTTATATAAAAagaatttaaacatatatatatattaataaaaaaattataactaataaatttatatattaaattatttgacaatatttttccaattaataaaacaactcttttctaactaatacaaattttataaatgtgttaaagaataatatagttaataatatagttaattttataaatatattaaagaataataaatttaaattttgatataaaaattattataaatacaaaagttaataatatgaaaaatttagcaaaaaaaatctaattttaattttttttaataaatacataatttttataaatatatatttacataatttggtttatttttaaaattatactattcattcttttttttacaatatttttccaattaataaaacaactcttttttaactaatacaaattttataaatatgttaaagaaaaataaatttaaattttgatatataaattattataaatacaaaagttaataatatgaaaaatttagaaaaaaaaaatctagttttaaaagtttttaataaatacataatttttatagtgACAacgtttaactgtcggcattggtcttgaattaactgtcaatgttggggtcaatagcaacacattttaactgtcggcattgacCTCAAATTAACtttggcgttggggtcaatagtgacacattttaactgtcggcattggtctcgaattaactgtcagcgttggggtcaatagcgacagtcaaaagcaacggtgacagttattagctgttagccttggtctctatgcctacagtttttaactgtcggcgtagagtcccgctaagcaattacgatagtcaacagagttgactgtcgtggttgggtgtcgggaaagcctagttttgtagtagtgcatcccctcgaaagcataaggatgtccagagcccACCTGGAGGATAGTTACCATGAGTCGCTCTATTTCCAAGGAAattgacaagtgcatcccattcttcaacatactCTGAGGaggtcagaggtttgaatggatggaggagtgcgagaAGGTGTTCCAGCAGTTGAAGGTGCACATGGCAAACCCACCTATCTTGTCAAAGCCCATAGACGAAGAGCTCCTCTTGCTCTACATGGTTGTTTCAGATAGCGCCATTAGTGCACGAGAAAGGTCGTGTCCAGCACcccgtgtattatgtaagcaaaagactCCTCGGAGTAGAGTCCATATACCCGCTCATGAAGAAGCTAACCTTTTGATAAGCAtctcggaagctaaggccctatttccaggcgcatcccatcaaggtcctcacgaaCCACCCCTTACGGCAGGTCCTTCAAAAACCGGAGACATCCAGGAGACTCTTGAAGTAGTTGGTCGAacttagtcagtttgacatcaatTATCACCCTAGGATTGCCATAAAGGAACAGGCACTAGTGGATTTCATCGCCGAGTGCACCAAAAACCACGAGAGACCTAGGGATGAAACGGTAGTTGGGCCCACGTGGAAGCTATACGTAGATGGATTGTCGAATGAAAATGGTGCCGGAGCAGGCCTCATTTTGGTATCCCCTGAGGGGCACATGGTTCACAATGCCCTAGGATTTGGGTTTGatgcctcaaacaatgaagcagagtatgaggcactTATTTCTAGGCTTCGAGTAGCACTTGAGCTCAAGGCCGGAAGCCTCGAGATTTAAGTGACTCGCAACTTATAGTTAATCAGGTACCCGGGGATTACCAGGCCCAGGGGACAAAAATGGTCATTTACTTAGCGAAGACCAAAGAAATGCTACATAGCTTCAAACAATTCACCATTCGACAAGTGCCACGGGAACAAAACTCTAACGTTGATGCCCTGGCCAAGCTTCCAACCACCAAGGATGCTGAACTAATCAATGTAgtccccattgactacttggCTACTCCGATCATCTCAGCTCCTGAGGAAGGGGAAGCAGTCCAACCCCAGGACAGTTGGATGGAGCCCATAGTAAAATATATTATCTCTAGGGAATTACCGCAGGATAAGAAAGCAGCTcggatgataactctacaaaatagagttattttaccactttttatgtgctaattgttgcttaattcttgagtttttaattgatttattaagtttttaagtaattttgaatttagtagtcttatcatgattttatatacttttgtgtgtttttatagttgttgacccaagatttggccaactgacacgaagtcagaatatgcttgatatgaatgaatatgtagagaagaacgtaatgacaaaaagcaataacaacacgatatttttatagtggttcggccccaggatctggtaaaaacctacgtccacttagattgttattgatatgagaaccaaaggagtgatcaaagaacaagggttcaatgagtttcactaacctctcaagaacaatacaatattactaggagaattactataatctctaatgattcaaaagccaaaagtcccttccttgagctatcttttgctatttataggctcaagggggattacataaaatcgatacagatattctctcctgaataatcggatactcaggagattgtgtgagctaaatttgggatttacaaagatcttctcattaatgttgctttgtatgcggaactatcgaccagactggtcgcaggtaagactaggctgctTACTTCTCCGAacgcgtcttctggtcgatactctagcagaactttcccaggtgtcagccacgtgtccagggaccacttgccacgtcatcaatgctaattttttggataaaattttccccccaagtttatttatcatgagtaataaataaacttttggatgAACGACTCTTCGataaccccgccttacgtgtcagaacccttcgtgcgttcttggaaaaagtaacctacttctgtctaatcacgtcTTTTCGACTCCCCAGAGATAattcgacggccatcccgcttccccatacttcgaaaaagggaaactgatgattacacctttttaatgccacaaacaaacttatataataccttcgaaatcttccttttctttttacgcacgccattgtcttcacaAAAAACCCTAAAAGCCAGAGCTTTAATCGTCCCCGGAGATCGTTTCTTCTGTACTTCCAAGGCTCGgaccgagagttccttgatctccgaaggctctttttccatctccacaatcattttcttggtaagttttcgaattcttatgcttcaaattttcgtggtgcatgcttctgtatgttgactgtatgagtttatctgtttctggttcgagatgcttgtgagtagaatgctTTGTAGGCaaaaaaagggttacgagttagttttaTAGTCaagatcatacttttaggacgtaagatcgaagtaaaaattcgatctttaagctagttggaaaataggtttttcccgccctaaggggagttgaaaaggctttttcaaaaaacttcttactttcaccctttgatccatcttacaaactgttcgtatggaacacttagctttttgttagaatgctgttgtataaaagcttggcttttatactcgaccagcgttattctaaaaagcttttaaaaattctctatcctcacctccccattcttctgtttgcagacattgatgccagatttatggggaggtgaacgacccatcgacgacgaccttttCGCCCAGCTGCTTGAGggtgaagaacaaccggccgaccgagttcacgagattcctttctcacGATCTTCTACTAGACCACGTCCTTCTCCTCttcaaatggcccgttccaaatccgtaggcaagaaaagacctgagtctgaaaacagtccaaaccttcctccccagcctgattcgcaggctagggctccctcgaccagtggtcgagaaaatcctattcctgaccctaatatccaaaccagggcccgccctcgccatcagaatctgcctgatgtcgagtgttATACTTCTCCGACCAGCTCAGTGACCgtgcggatggttgctaactacttcaggaaataccctcttacaggggtttccattataattcctgccgcagaccaaagggctaacctccctggggGCAGAAATAGCGCAtggtctcggtatcacttagaggcgggggcttatctccctttACATCCTTTTTacgagggggtggccaattatttcggtgtcgcccccttccaaattactccaaacggatatagaatgctggccgcactctatatcctgtacaaactcaaGAAATGCCCAGAACCTACCCttcacgaggtcaactatctttttgaccttaaatccaacccgcaacaatatggaacgggtttcttccacttctgtcaccaggagaccaaccggacgttcctgagcgACACCACacatatatcgaacgtggggcagtacagtaaggagtacttccttacaccggacataaccagcaacaacctggccttcgctcgaggaggtaattGCTTGTCTTTGATTAGTCGATACCTTTGATCAAagagtttcctttcatttttctcaaattgcactttgtctttcaggcccatggttacgtccgaccccaacaccagacatggtgttgaggtccaacaaaCTGGctaggatgacagacgcagaaaagagcgtcaagtccctggtcaccgatgaaaacttgaggctgtctggcctcctggctcctcgccatgaaacaagagggtccgtggtagacgatgccattgtcgagggggttcccgagcagctcccgcgtcccctccccgaaggatgccaacgggggttacaatcagggagcccacgggcaatcctttcgcaaaaaggccttctgctccccaaggcaaggggaaacaaaaggctaaagagccagttgtgga
It encodes the following:
- the LOC133815155 gene encoding protein ALP1-like yields the protein MDDSSSSSADSDFSDFLMLKFLSDYNEKFIEKIPQRTSSLCGEDFEYIKDTREIKVEEAVAIFLIIVGQNVGMRLIADRFQHSLETIDRHFHLTLKAICKLGQDIIRPTQSPLPSHNVNSSKYYPWFQNCIGAIDGTHVSACVPTDKQVSYRGRKNVVTQNVLHACNFEMFFTFVSTGWEGITNDSRVFIDAITKPKYKFPLPKEGEYYVLDSGFPCTKCFLPPYRGEIYHLQEYNSGRNRPRGMKELFNYRHSSLRNVIEWCFGVLKARFPILKMMPPYKLSRQPLIVIACCTLHNFIRQRTQYDHMF